Genomic DNA from Burkholderia plantarii:
CCATGAGTTGCCTCATGCCGCGCCGCATCGCGGCGGCGCTCCGGCCCGCCGCCACCGCCGCCACCGCCGCCATGCCGGCACGCCGCCGCCGCCCGACCGCGCGCTCAGCTGCCATGGCCGGCGAACAGGATCAACGCACGCAGTTCGTCGATGGTGAAGCGCCCGTCGAGCGTGATGGCGCCGCGGCACCAGTCGGGCCGGTCGCGCACGTCGTCCCAGTCGATCCAGCCGCTCGCGCCCCTGAGCAGGCACCGCGCCGCGCGCTGCGCGGCTTCTTCGTCGCTGCCGGGCCGGTGCGCCGGCCCGGTGGTGAGGTTCGCCTGCATCTCGATGCTCCCGCTCGTGAGTGTGCTCTGGATTCGCCGCGAAGGCCGTCGCGCGCGGCGCCGTCAGCGCGGCGGCACGACGATCGGCACGCCCGGGCGCTGCGGCGTGACGGACTTCCCCCAGGTGTTGCCGAACCGGTTGCGTTCGGCCGACAGGTTGAACGTGCCGACCCGGTTCGACGGCTGCGTCGCCAGCTGGCTCGACGCGGGCTGCGAGGCGCCCGCGGCCGGCGCGGCCGGCGGCTGCAGCTGCCGGCTCAGGCAGTCATACGACAGCGCGCGCACGCCGTCCACCTCGGCCTCGACGCAGACGCTGCGCGGATCCTTCGCGCCGGCGTCCTGTCGAGCCTGTTCAGGCTGCACGGCTGGAGCGGCAGGCAGCGGCGTCTGCGCCGGTGCCGCGCCCGCCGCGAGCCAGCCGGCCAGCAGCGCGACGCGCCAGCGCGCCGCCATCGTGTCGTGCCGGTCCGCGCGGCGCATCTCAGACGCCTCCGGCGCGCGCGCCGATGAAGCGCCGGAACACCGCGCGCTCATGATCGACCACGCGCGGCGCGGGCGCCTCGAGCGCCTCGCGCCACGCCTCGCGCATGCCGTCCACGCGATGCCAGCCGCAGACCTGCGCGCCAGTCGGGAACGGCGTCACCACCGGCTCGCGGTAATGCACGAGAAACAGGTTCGGCGCCGGCTCGGCGGTGCGCCAGAGATCGCTCGCGTCACGCACCGACGCCTCGAACCAGAAGCGGCCCCAGCGCGGCTCGCCGTCGGCGGCGGCCGCGCCGCCCGCCTGCGGCACGCGCAGGAAGCCGGCCATCACGAGCAGCACGGCCGGCAGGTCCTCGTCGCGCAGCGCCGGGTACGACCAGAGGTCGAGGACGTCGGCGAGCGCGAGCAGGTTCATGAAGCGCGCGAGCACGAGGCCGGGCCAGACGCGCCGCGCGATCGTGAAGTGGACGTCCCAGTGCTCGAGGAAGCGGCGCCGGTTGCGCCCGGCGATCGCGCGGTCGCCGGGGCCGCGCACGATCAGGTCGTCGGGTTGGTAGCGGCGCGTGGTCAGCGCGCAGCGCGCCGAGTTGCGCGTGCTGCGGTGGCGCGCGCGCCCTTCCATGCCGGGCATCGCTTCGAGCGCGCCGCCGCACAGCGGGCAGCGGGTCGGAAACGTGCCGGCCGGCCCCGGCCACGGATTCGCCGCGCTGCCGCGCTCGCGCGGCGCGGCGGGTGCCTTCGGCGCGCCATCGGCCGCCGGCACGTCACCCGGCGCGAGACGTTGCAGCGTCATGTCGATCCTTATGGCTCTCGTTGTTTTTATTGGGCGGCGGACAGCGCGCGACGCAGCGCATCCTCGTCGATCGGCGCGCTACCGGCGATCTTCGCGATGTAGGCCTGCGCGTTCTGCTGGGTCTGCTGCGCACGCAGCGCCGCGCGGATCTGCTCCTTCACGTCGGCGAGCGGACGCTGCGCGGCGGCACGCACTTCGATCAGCTTCACCACGTGGAAGCCCGTGGCGGTCTGGATCGGGGCCGACACCTGGCCCGGCTTCAGCGCGTCGGCGGCCTGGCGCACCGGCGGCATCAGCAGCGTCTCGGGCACGAAGCCCATGTCGCCGCCGTTGGCGGCGCTCGGCTTGTCCTGCGAGTTGGCCTTGGCGAGCGCCGCGAAATCGCCGTTGCGGGCGCGCATCGCGAGATCGGCCGCCTTCTTGCGCGCGGCGTCGATGGCGGCGGCGTCGGCGTTCGGCGGCGTGGCGATGTAGATCTGCGCGACGTGCAGCGCGCGCGGCGCCATGAAGGCGGCCTGGTTCCTGTCGTAGGCGGCCGAGATGTCGGCATCGGACGGATAGCCGGCGGGCGGCGCGCTGACCGAACCCAGATAGCTGCGCGCGATGATCTCGCGGCGCGCCTGCTCGATGGCCGTCTCCACGTCGGCCTGCTTGTCCCAGCCCTTCGCCCTGGCTTCGGCGAGCACCACCTTCTGCGCGAGCGTCGAACGCACGAGCTGGTCGAGCGCGCCCGGATCGGCGGCGAGCCGCGTGCGGCCTTCGGGGCCGACCGCCTTCAGCATCGGTGCGAGATCGGCCTGCGTGACCGAGGTCTGCGAGGCGCTGACGATCACGTCGCCCTGTGCGAACGCGGCGAGCGGCATGCCCGCGGCGGCGACGCCCAACCAGATGACCAGTTTCTTCATGTCCATGATTCCTGCTTGCGATTGCGTGTTCGTGATTGCGTGTTCGTGGATCACCACGGCCCGTTCGCGGCGCGGCCCCGCTTCAGGCCTCGCCGGCGAACCTCAGCCGCACCACCACCGGTTGCGGCATGCCCCTGGGCGGCACGGCGCCGATCTCGCGCCCGACCAGCGCGGCGGCCAGCGCCGCGTCGATCGCGGCACCGGCGGCGCCGTCAGCCGCGGCGCCCTCCCCGGTTCCGTCCGCCTGATTCCGCGCGTCCGCGTCGGTGCCCTCGTGCTCCGGCCCGGCGGCCACGCGCGCGATGGCGCCCGCCGCGTCGAGCCAGATCCGCAGCCGCAGCACCGGCACGGCGTCGCCGGCCAGCGCGCGCGCGTTTGCATGGCCGTCGATCGCGGCGCGCGAGCGCGCCGCCGCCGCGTCCGGCCCGTCCAGCACCTCGCGCAGGCAGCGCGAGACGCGATGCGCGTAGTCGCGCCAGCGCCCGGGCGCCGCGTCGAACGCCACCGGCTGCGCGGGCTCGTCCGGCCGCCGCCCGCGCGCGAGTTGCGTGACGCGCGCGCCGAGCGAGCCGACCAGCCGCGCGACGGCGCTCATGCGTCGGCGGCCGTTCCGCTGGTCTGCCGCGCGGTTTCGGCGGCCGCGCGGGCCGCCGCTTCCTGCTCGGCCAGCGCGGGCCGGCTGCGCAGATGCAGCAGGAATTCCTGCACGAGGCGGTCCCACAGCTCGATCGTCGAGCGCAGGTGGCGCTCCGACACGCCGCCCGCCACGATCACGTCCATCTCCAGCGCGAGGAACGCGCCGTGGCTCGCGAGCCGCGCGAAGCGCTTGGTGCGGTTCCAGGCGGCCGTCAGTTCGGCCGGCAGCTCGCCCTGCACCTGCAGCACGCAGCTCATCGTGTAGTCGAGGAAACGCGCCTCGGCCGCGCCGCTCTCCGGCGTCGCGCCGACCACCGGGTTGCCGAAGCGCACCGCGAAGCCGACGCCCTGGCTCGCGCTCATCAGTTGCACCGTGCCGTTGTGTTCCGCCGCCGTCACGCGGTAGCCCGCGCGGCGCAGCACCTCGGCCAGTTGCTCGGCGCCGATCGATTCGATCGCCGTGTCGTGCGCCGCGCGCTCCGTCTCGTTGTCTTGATGAATCTCAGCCATGTTTGCCTTTCCTTGGGGCCTGGGTGTTGCCAATCGACGGGCGGCCGCGGCACCGTTGCACGCGCAACGTGGTGCCCCGCCGCCCGCTACCTCTTTCCTCACTTCGCGCCGGAGGCGGCGGCCGGAGCCGCGGCGGCCGGCCGGCGAGCCGGGTCGTACTTGCCGGCGTAGAGCGCATCGCCGTAGCGCTGCCCGATCTCGTCGTACTTCACGCGCGCCGATTCGGCGAACGGCTGGCGCGACGACAGCAGCGTGCCGAAGCCGACGTGCTCGTAGGCATCGAGAATCTCGTGGCCGACGCGATACAGATCGGTATTCTGGGCCTGGCAGGTTTGCAGTTGCGTGTCACGCGACGTGATATCTGCCTGCAATTTGGTGCGTTGCGTCTCGCCGGCATGCACGCTGGCCTCCAGCGCCTCATACGAGGACTTCAGTTTCGCGAGCGCCTGGGTGTCCTGCGCGTGGGCGGCACGCTCCTCGGCGAGCGAGCGCTTCGCGGCGGCCTCGCCGCTCGATTCGCCCTTTGCCGCGGCGAGCTGCGCCCGGGCGTCCTTCAGGTCCGCCAGCGCCTTGTCGCGCGCCTGTTCGGCGGCGGCCTTGTCGGCCGTCAGCTGTGCCTGGCCGTCCTGCAGTTGGTGCAGCTCCTGGGTGGTCAGGCGCAGCTGGCTGCGCAGCTTGTCCTCGATGCCCTGCGCGTCGGCGGCCGGGGCCGCCGCCAGCAGCGCGGCGGCCAGGCCGGCGGCGAGCGCGGCGTGGGCGTGCGCGTGTCGGGGGGATCTCATCCGGGTCTCCGTCAGAAGCGCGCGTTGAGTTCGAGCTGCAGCACGTCGATCGTGACGGGCGGCCCGTACACTTCGCGCGCGCTCAGGTAACGCGCCGACACCCAGGTGTCGCGCGCGACGGCGTAGGCGGCGCCGAGCACGTAACCGCGCGCGTTGGTGCCACCCAGGTGGAAGTCGGGGTCGGTGAACGCGTCGAGCGTCGCGTCCGGCTGCAGGTACTTGTAGCCGACCGAGAAGTTCCACTGGCCCTTGTCATGCGGCTCCGGCTCGCCGAACGTCGCCTTCGCCATGAAGCCGTTCGGACCGCTGTGATAATCACTCTGCGCCGCGTGGATCGAGGTCGACTCGTAGTTGTTGACGGGCAGCGTGGCCGCCGAGAACGCCTTGTTGGAGTTGTAGGCGAGGTTGCGCACGAACTCGCCGTCGAGCCGCAGCTTGTAGCGGTTGGCGATCACCGTGTCCCACTGCGCCTTCAGGTCCAGCAGGCGGTAGTTGTAGGCGAGCCCGAACAGCTGCGGCTCGGGCGTCATGCCCGGCACCTTGGTCGGGTCCTGCACGATGTTGCGCAGCGCCACCAGCGTGTTGCCGCCCTGCACGAAGGCCGGTGCCTCGTTGTCGGTGTTGCAGCTGGTCGTGCCGAGGGAGAGCGCGCATGGCGAGGACAGCGTGCCGCGCATGTTCTGGTAGTCGTAGTAGGCGACCGCGCCCTTCAGGCGGTTCTGCTCGTTGATCTTCCACTCCGCGCCGAACTGCGCGCCCACCATCCACTTGGTGTCGCTGCCGACCTTGTCGGTGCTGTTCGACGGGAAGTTCTCGCTGGTGTACTGGATCGGGAACAGGCCGAAGGTACCGAACAGCGTGACGTTGTCGTTGCCGGGCAGCGCGCGGCGGAAGTTCGCCGCGATGCCGTCCATTTCCAGATCGTCGGCGAACAGCAGGTCCGACTTGAAGAACGGGTTGTCGAACCGGCCCGCCACCACGTTGAGCCACGGCGTGGGCTTGTAGCCGAAGAACGCCTTGTTCAGCCAGATGTTCTTCTTCGCGAAGCCGCCGCCCGCGGTCGCGGTGGTCGACACCGGCCCGTTGTCGTTGCCGCTCGCGAGCTGGATGCCGGCCATGAACTCGTCGGACAGCGTCGCCGTCACGCCGAGCCGCGCGCGGTAGCGCAGCAGGTTGTTGCGGTTCTGCGTGGTGTTCTGGGTCGGCAGCTGCGCCGGGTTGGTGTTCTGGTTGATGTCGAAACCGGTGCCCGACGCGTTGATCGCCTGGAAGTTCGTGACGTTGTTGGTATTGCGGCTGCCGTAGAAGTGATACTCGTCACGCACGCGCAGGTCGCCGTCGAGCTTGATGCGCGAGACCCAGTCCGGGAACGTGTTCGGCTGCGCCCAGTTCTCCTCCCTGGCCTGCGCGATCACCTCCTGCTTGACCTGGTCGCGGATCTGGTCGCGCACGACCTGCGGCACATACGGCACCGCGACGTCGCCCGGGCGCGTCGGCCCGTTGACGACGGTGGCACCCGCCACGCCGGCCACCACCGGGCCGCGCCCGGCCCTGGCCTGCACCGCCTCGGTCCGTGCCTCGCTGATCAGCTCGCTCGCGTTCTGCTGCGTCAGCACCCCGCGCTTCACGAGCAGGTTGATCAGGTTGATCACCACGCTCTCGGTCGGCGCGGCATTGCCGGCCGCCGCCTGGGCCTCCAGCGACTGCGCTCGCGCATCGCCCGCCCCCGCGAACCCGAGCGTCAGCGCGGCCGCGCCGATGCACGACATGCGTACCGGCATCGCCCCCCGCGAACGCCCCCCACCCCGTACCTGCCTGTTTTGAATCATCAAAGTGCTCCGAACACTGACTGTTCCTGTCCGGCAGCGCCCGCGGCGCGGGCCTGCCCTACGTTTTCTTCCGCGCGCGGCTAGGCCGGCTTGCGCCCCTGCAACTTCACCGTGACCGGAAAGCTGGTCGACGGCGGTGGTCCCTGATCCACCTTGCCCAGCTTCTCGACGGCCGCGATCACGGCCGAATCGATCCTCGCGTCGCCGGTCGATTGCGCGATCGTCACCTTCGTGATGCGGCCCGACGGGTCCATCCACAGATGCAGGCTGCCCGCGAACTGCGTGCCGCCCGCGTCCTGCACGCCCTTGTCGGAT
This window encodes:
- a CDS encoding peptidylprolyl isomerase translates to MKKLVIWLGVAAAGMPLAAFAQGDVIVSASQTSVTQADLAPMLKAVGPEGRTRLAADPGALDQLVRSTLAQKVVLAEARAKGWDKQADVETAIEQARREIIARSYLGSVSAPPAGYPSDADISAAYDRNQAAFMAPRALHVAQIYIATPPNADAAAIDAARKKAADLAMRARNGDFAALAKANSQDKPSAANGGDMGFVPETLLMPPVRQAADALKPGQVSAPIQTATGFHVVKLIEVRAAAQRPLADVKEQIRAALRAQQTQQNAQAYIAKIAGSAPIDEDALRRALSAAQ
- a CDS encoding putative porin; this translates as MPVRMSCIGAAALTLGFAGAGDARAQSLEAQAAAGNAAPTESVVINLINLLVKRGVLTQQNASELISEARTEAVQARAGRGPVVAGVAGATVVNGPTRPGDVAVPYVPQVVRDQIRDQVKQEVIAQAREENWAQPNTFPDWVSRIKLDGDLRVRDEYHFYGSRNTNNVTNFQAINASGTGFDINQNTNPAQLPTQNTTQNRNNLLRYRARLGVTATLSDEFMAGIQLASGNDNGPVSTTATAGGGFAKKNIWLNKAFFGYKPTPWLNVVAGRFDNPFFKSDLLFADDLEMDGIAANFRRALPGNDNVTLFGTFGLFPIQYTSENFPSNSTDKVGSDTKWMVGAQFGAEWKINEQNRLKGAVAYYDYQNMRGTLSSPCALSLGTTSCNTDNEAPAFVQGGNTLVALRNIVQDPTKVPGMTPEPQLFGLAYNYRLLDLKAQWDTVIANRYKLRLDGEFVRNLAYNSNKAFSAATLPVNNYESTSIHAAQSDYHSGPNGFMAKATFGEPEPHDKGQWNFSVGYKYLQPDATLDAFTDPDFHLGGTNARGYVLGAAYAVARDTWVSARYLSAREVYGPPVTIDVLQLELNARF
- a CDS encoding YbjN domain-containing protein, whose amino-acid sequence is MAEIHQDNETERAAHDTAIESIGAEQLAEVLRRAGYRVTAAEHNGTVQLMSASQGVGFAVRFGNPVVGATPESGAAEARFLDYTMSCVLQVQGELPAELTAAWNRTKRFARLASHGAFLALEMDVIVAGGVSERHLRSTIELWDRLVQEFLLHLRSRPALAEQEAAARAAAETARQTSGTAADA